tccgctgagggagtccgccccagtgggggcatgtcttcgaattttcagccacatctgggttcactcacaggtggatccctgggcaatagaaattgtttcccaggggtacaagctggaattcgaagaggtgcctcctcgccggtttttcaaatcggccctgccagcttctcccccagaaagggagatagttctaAATGCGatacacaaattgtgtcttcaacaggtggtggtcaaagttcccctgcttcaacaagggaaggggtattactcaaccctgtttgtagtcccgataccggacggttcggtcagacccattttaaatttaaaatccttgaacctatacttgaaaaggttcgagttcaagatggaatcgctcagaacgaTCAtcaccagcctagaagggggggattttatggtatccctggacataaaggatgcataccttcatgttcccatttatccacctcatcaggcgtacctgagatttgcggtacaggagtgtcattaccaatttcagatgttgccgtttgggctttccacggcccgaggattttcaccaaggtaatggtggagatgatggtgctcctgcgcaagcagggtgtcacaattatcccgtacttggacgatctcctcataaaagcgagatcacgagagcagttgttgaacagcgtgtcactttcgctgaaggtattGCAgcatcacggctggattctcaatatcccaaagtcacagttggttcctacgactcgttgaccttcttaggcatgattctggatacggaccagaaaagggtttatcttccgatagcaaaggcccaggaacttttgactctggtcagggacctattgaagccaaaacaggtgtcagtgcatcactgcactcgagtcctgggaaagatggtggcgtcttacgaggccattcccttcggcaggttccatgcaaggactttccagtgggacctactgtacaagtggtccgagtcacatctacagattcatcagatgatcaccctgtcccccagggccagggtatctctcctgtggtggctgcagagtgctgaccttctagagggtcgcaggttcggaattcaggtttGGATTCTGgtcaccacggacgcgagcctccgaggttggggagcagtcactcgaaagaaacttccaagggctttggtcaagctaggagacttgtcttcacatcaacgtcctggagctgagggccatatacaacgcccttcgtcaagcggagacttagcTTCGcgttctaccggttctgattcagtcagacaacatcaccgcagtgggtcatgtaaaccgccaagtcggcacaaggagcagaatggcaatgacggaagccaccaggattcttcgctggcggaaaatcatgtaagcgcattgtcagcagtgttcattccgggggtggacaactggaaagcagacttcctcagcagacacgatctacatccaggagagtggggacttcatcaggaagtcttcgcacagattgcaagtcagtggggactgccccaaatagacattggcgtcccgcctcaacaagaaactacagaggtattgcgccaggtcaagagaccctcaggcgttggcagtggacgccctggtgacaccgtgggtgttccagtcggtctatgtgtttcctcctcttcctttcatccccaaggtgttgagaatcataagaaaaagaggagtacaagacaattctcattgttccagattggccgcgaagggcctggtatccggatctgcaggaaatgctcacagaagatccgtggcctcttcctctaagacaggacctgttgcaacaggggccctgtttgttccaagacttaccgctgttgcgtttgacggcatggcggttgaccgccggatcctagcgggaaaaggcattcctgatgaggtcattcctactctgataaaggctaggaaggacgcgacagctaagcattatcaccgtatatggcgtaagtatgtttcttggtgtaaggccaggaatgctcctacggaagaatttcatctggccgtttccttcacttcctacaaactggagtgaatttgggcctaaaattaggctccattaaggttcggatttcggccctatccattttctttcagaaagaattagcttctctcccagaagtacagacttttgtgaagggagtgctgcatattcagcctccttttgtacctccggtggcaccttgggaccttaacgtggtgttgagtttccttaagtcccactggtttgaaccgcttaaaacggtggaattaaaatatctcacttggaaagtggttatgttgttagccttggcttcggctaggcgagtgtcggagttagcggctttgtctcacaaaagcccctatctggttttccatgtggatagagcagatttgcggactcgtcctcaattcttgcccaaggtggtttcatcttttcatatgaaccaacctattgtggtacctgtggctacgcgagacttggaggattccgagtcccttgatgtagtcagggcttagaaaatttacgtggccagaacagctcgggtcaggaaaacagaggcactgtttgtcctgtatgcagccaacaaggttggcgctcctgcttctaatcagactattgctcgctggatctgtaacacaattcagcaggctcattctacggctggattgccgttaccaaaatctgttaaggctcattccactaggaaggtgggctcttcttgggcggctgcccgaggggtctctgcattacagctgtgccgagctgctacttggtcgggttcgaacacctttgcaaagttttacaagtttgataccctggctgaggaggacctcatgtttgctcaatcggtgctgcagagtcatccgcactctcccgcccgtttgtgagctatggtataatccccatggtccttacgggagtccccagcatcctctaggacgtaagagaaaataagattttaaacctaccggtaaatctttttctcgtagtccgtagaggatgctgggcgcccgtcccagtgcagactgcttctgcaagacttgtatatagttattgcttacataagggttatgttacagttttgttcagtctctgactgaggctgtgttgtttcatgctgttgactggttcgtattacccaagttatacggtgtgaatggtgtgggctggtatgaatcttgcccttggattaacaaaaatcctttcctcgtactgtccgtcacctctgggcacagtttctctaactgaggtctggaggaggggcatagagggaggagccagtgcacacccatacctaaagttgttcttttttagtgcccatgtctcctgcggagcccgtctatccccatggtccttacggagtcctcagcatcctctacggactaggagaaaaagatttacccgtaggtttaaaatcttattttttcaaggaTCCTATGGGTTTGCGTGCGAAAGCTGGTAATTGGTCGCACGAAAAAGGACTATAACtggatagcccgataatgaccatcgAGCCAGAATCGTGATaaaagcttgtttttttttttttttgtgtccaaTTACTGCGGCTAATAGGATTCCCCTCTTAGTGTTGGCTTTTTGCTATCTGAGCAGGAATAATGCAGGTACTTGGCCTCATGGCATTTGCTTAACCCTGCATAACTCTTGTTTTCAGATTATTAAAGAAAAATGAATTTATATTTAAAAGCAAGGACAAAAACTTAGACACTTTTTAAAATAATTCTTACAATGGAGAAGAGATTATTACTAAGGTTTGTTTGAAAAGCTTTAAAAAACTGGGGTTATTCAATTAGAGGCCCACGAAAAAGTTACTGCTCATTTCTGCTCATACTCTACGGAGTCATTGGTAATGtacactgggggtgattccgacctgatcgctagcaggctacttttagcactgctgcaatcaggtagtcactgcctacaggggaggggggatttgctgtgcagggctgcgaaccgctgtgcagagagctgcgcaaacaaaagtttgtgcagtttctgcacagctcaggacttactcacccgctgagatgatcttgtccggagctgacttcaggatccctccctggagactgttggacacgcctgcgttcggccggacactccttcaaaacggtgagtagacacccccggccggcctcttcctgtcagtcttctagcGATCGCTGCTGCGAACTCTTTCTTTGTCCATGTCATTGACGCCTGCGCATTgccgcatgcgcaattctgacccgttcgcacggctgcgaaaaattgcagcgtgcaaacgggtcggaatgacccccattgtgtcccaACATTGAGGATTCATTCAATATGCCCCTTTATTTTCTGCTGTTTTTCTGTTGCTCTCTGTGGTATACCTTCACTTGTTACATTTTTTTTCCAGTATTTCACTTGGTTGTCTtgatgggaggcatttgatatgccggctgtggggatcccggctctcaccataccgatgccggaatcccgacagccggcatgccgacaactattctccatcttggggtgtccatgacacccctggagggagaataaatacgtgcgccaccgtgcccacaaggggctctttcacGCTCACCCTGCGGCCTGCATGCCGGGATGCTGGGTGCCACGGTCCCAAGCAccgtcataccatactacacccttctgaATAGTATATTAATTGATTTAGGCATGTAGTAAATTTAATGATATATagatatgtagaaatattatttcaTTTGACTAGAACACCAGGGCTTCAAGGAAAAGTGTTCCAGATATCCTCCTTGGTGCCCTTTATTGTTGTCATAGCTGCAACTGATAATAAATTAGGTAattgtaattattttatttttaatctgaCATTATTAGTATATTATCAAAGTAGTTATGTAAATAATAGTCTCTAATCTAAATAGTCTTGTTTTTAATCTAAAATGTAACATTTCATATTATGTTTTAAACTAAATTTAATTGAATTTCTTCCACAATACTGGAATATGACACTAATCAATTATACTTATTTCTGCAAAGAATTCTGTGGTGTGTCTTAAGAATGCTCATATTTTTGGAGGGAATACATTTGTTTAATCgtgcctgatctcccatctaaagtgacggaagaCTGCGGGTCGATATTTAATTGTTCCCCGTTATCACACTGATTGCGCCCATGTATTTTGGGTTCAGCCACGCAAAGCGAATGGGTGCAACGCAAAATGTCCTGTTTGGGCgcacaaatgggtcactttttgcgcatttcagctcgtCACCCGcctggggtagcgagctgaaatgaagttcTCGAGCCCACCGGCAGAAAAACAATAATTGCTGGCTGGCGGGTGCGGGGACCCACAATAGCAATTGAATGCCCCCATTTCACATCTGTATGAATATACTCGTTGGTTGTCACCGTTTAAGTGTTTAAATAGGCATGATAAGCTGATTATCAGCTTAGTAACTTAGCATTAAATCTTTGCCAAACACAGATGATCTGTTGTGTCACCTTCTAGCTTTGTCTGTATCATTACAAATTGCTTATGTTTGTGCTCTAAATAGCATATGAATGTCATAACTTTGATATCCACTAATTTGTAATTAGAGGAAGGGCTAGTATACAGACATAACACTTACAATTTGAGTGCTCATACAGTATCTTTTCATTGCATGATTCTAAATTAATAAACCACTCCAATATAAAATATCTAGTTAAATTAAAAACTTGAGTATTTTAATGTAGAGAGTATGCGACATTAGAGCATTTTCAGATTTTTGGGAGATGCCTTTATGACAAATTATTACAATTTTCTTCTTTTCATGTATTACTTAATATCTTGCAAAAAATTAGCAAATTACAGTTTTCTACCCTTTTACATGTGTTGGCAACTGAGAGACAATCCATGACTGAATATTTTTATATTAAAAACATTTCTTGCTACTAGGTTGTCAATGGGTTACATGTCATTTGGGAAATGTTTACTTCAATTAATTTCCACTACTTGAGATTTTTGGTCCCTCTGACTCCTATTTGTCAGTAGCAATGGACTGTGTGGCTGCATTGggtacactggcgtatctataatgggtgcagtgtttgcggtgcacacaggcccctggatcCAGAGGGGGACCACACCgcaacactgcacccattttttctatactttccggcgtccatcaatattcgtgtgggccccctcctctcccgtagccagcaccgccgctgctagcttactgagcactagagactctggcacaatgccagagtctacagtgcatgcgcaggactccgaaaaaatggcgcggcgggCATTTTTTCAGcgccctgcgcatgtgctgtggcaTCTGGTACTGAGCCCactgagcactgagactctggcaatcAGTGCtgttggctacgggagaggagggggcccacatacggagtctgcacacgggtcgccTCCTCCCTTGAGACGCCTCTGGTTGGATTTGGgatgccggcggccaggatcccggcggttagCATAGCGACGTCCGGATCCCGGCCGCTAGAATGCCAGTAGGAGGCGAATGCAACGAAGcctctcgctgcactcaccatgctgcgggctcggtggctcgctgcacttgccacagattctattcccactctatgggtgtcatggacattttCAGTGGTCGGGATtttggcgtctgtatcctgaccgccaggatcccagcttcctggcaatgtaactacatcccgtgtGGTTTCTATTGCCAGATAAACTCACAAAGGTGCTAGAAGGAGCAGTGATTGGCAATTGAACAGCTAGTAAAGTTAAAGCTAATGTTAAGTGGACCTGGGACTTTATTTGACCTCACTGTTGTGCTAATTTAGTGAGGAGTAGAGGATTAAAGTCAAAATATCAAATAgtcaatattttattttaaaatcttACTGAATTATGTAATCTATAAGATTACAGTGTTAATGCACAACATACAAGTCGCTATTTTgacactgctatgcattttattgAAGTGTGCAGTTTTCTAGAAGTCTAGCTGTGCAGAATGTTTCACCAATTTTTGTGCACCGTAACAGTTGGTTCTAACTTAATTACAAGTATATCCTTTACTGACAAAGTAACAGTTGTGCTTTCAGCGAAGAGGCCATTCTAGGCTGTTTGAGTGTATGACCTGGTTTAAATATCTGGAAGTTTTGCACTGTGAGGGGGTTTACCATCAAAATGCTTTAAGTACTATATTCTTTTGTATTGCTTTTCAAATAAATATTTTACTGTGGTTCAGTCAAGTGTGTAGATTACTGTATAGAACACTGTTTTATGTCACATGCTTGTTTATTTCACattctaatatttatttatttactttgcaGAAGCAGTTTGTGCCACGCCACTTATTTGTAGTCTAAGTAGACCAGTTGAGTTGGAGAAAGACGACTACCAGAAGGTGATCTGTAACAACGAGCACTGTCCATATAGTACTTGGATGCATCTGCAGTGCTTTTATGAATGGGAGAGCAGCATTCTTATCCAGTTCAACTGTATTGGTAGAGCACGCAGCTGGAATGAGAAACAGTGCCGCCAGAACATGTGGACTAAAAAAGGATATGACCTGGCTTTTCGGTTTTGCTCATGCCGTTGTGGTCAGGGCCATTTGAAGAAAGATACAGATTGGTATCAGGTAAAACGAATGCaggatgaaaagaagaaaaaatctGGCCCAGAAAAGCCCACAGGAAGATCCATGTCTGAGTCTTCCGATGAAGTGAAGAAGTGCCGTGGTACAGCAAAACCTCAGAAATCACTGAGCTTTGATCCTCCCCGCAGGCATTCCGTGGACAGACAGAACTCCCAAGAAAAGAGTGGCAGTGGCAGTTCACATGGATTACGATCTCCATGTATTTCTCCCGGCCAGTCTCCTCCTGCTGGCTATCCCATTCTCTCCCCTTCCCACTTTAACGTTCCCCGCAGTTCTAGATACCTAGGTGAATTTTTAAAGAATGCAATTCATTTGGAGCCACATAAAAAAAATATGACCCCTGGAGGGGTTCTCAGGAACACACACTTTGACTACAGTGTTTCTGGACTGCAGGCTCACCGGTCAGGACGTTTGGACGCACCAGTACAATTTCTCAGAAGACTTGACCTTTCTGAGTTATTAGCTCATATACCGAGGCATAAATTGAACACTTTCCATGTGCGTATGGAAGATGATGCACAAGTTGGGCAGGGAGAGGATCTACGAAAATTTATCTTATCAGCGCTCAGTGCTAGT
The Pseudophryne corroboree isolate aPseCor3 chromosome 4, aPseCor3.hap2, whole genome shotgun sequence DNA segment above includes these coding regions:
- the HECA gene encoding headcase protein homolog, with the translated sequence MPNVKNSKGKKNKRANSSGDEQDNGAMAAAVATAAAVVAAGGMAAATVGAAAAASAVPVAASAAAPVASAAPSSDCNRNEAVCATPLICSLSRPVELEKDDYQKVICNNEHCPYSTWMHLQCFYEWESSILIQFNCIGRARSWNEKQCRQNMWTKKGYDLAFRFCSCRCGQGHLKKDTDWYQVKRMQDEKKKKSGPEKPTGRSMSESSDEVKKCRGTAKPQKSLSFDPPRRHSVDRQNSQEKSGSGSSHGLRSPCISPGQSPPAGYPILSPSHFNVPRSSRYLGEFLKNAIHLEPHKKNMTPGGVLRNTHFDYSVSGLQAHRSGRLDAPVQFLRRLDLSELLAHIPRHKLNTFHVRMEDDAQVGQGEDLRKFILSALSASHRNVVNCALCHRVLPVFEQFPLVDGTLFLSPSRHDEIDYDVPCHLQGRLMHLYAVCVDCLEGVHKIICIKCKSRWDGSWHQLGTMYTYDILAASPCCQARLNCKHCGKPVIDVRIGMRYFSEYSNVQQCPHCGNLDYHFVKPFSSFKVLEAY